A genomic stretch from Oleomonas cavernae includes:
- a CDS encoding NAD(P)/FAD-dependent oxidoreductase, which translates to MTDGAVGARVVIVGAGHAGGSAAAFLRQYGFAGAITLIGEEPIAPYQRPPLSKAWLKGEADADALMLKPESYYSEHNVDLRLSAVAVAIDRAARTVTLGDGGTVAYDHLILATGARARRLPIPGATLGNMLELRNAADAERVKAILGPGKRLAIVGGGYIGLEVAASARALGAEAVIIEREARVLARVACQPLSAFFQDYHSARGVTFELDAGVEAFEGETNVTGVRLSDGRVLPCDAALVGVGAVPNDEMARAAGLACDGGIVVDLAARTSDPAIFAIGDVTRRPLPLYDRMHRLESVPNALEQAKQAACAITGKAAPAPEVPWFWSDQFDLKLQIAGLPFDVEEIVIRGNPADAKFAVFHLKAGVIVAVEAVNAPPEFMMGKNLIGSRKPVSIDKLRNPTVSMKEVAA; encoded by the coding sequence GTGACGGACGGGGCGGTTGGTGCGCGCGTTGTCATTGTCGGGGCCGGTCATGCCGGCGGTTCGGCGGCAGCGTTCCTGAGGCAATACGGTTTTGCCGGTGCAATCACCCTGATCGGCGAAGAGCCGATCGCCCCCTATCAGCGCCCGCCCCTGTCCAAGGCCTGGTTGAAGGGCGAGGCTGACGCCGACGCCCTGATGCTGAAGCCCGAGAGCTATTACAGCGAACACAATGTCGACCTGCGCCTCTCCGCCGTGGCGGTGGCGATCGACCGGGCGGCCAGGACGGTCACCCTGGGCGACGGCGGCACGGTGGCCTATGACCACCTGATCCTGGCCACGGGGGCCCGGGCGCGGCGGCTGCCGATCCCGGGCGCCACCCTGGGCAACATGCTGGAACTGCGTAACGCCGCCGATGCCGAGCGGGTCAAGGCCATCCTCGGCCCGGGCAAGCGCCTGGCGATCGTCGGCGGCGGCTATATCGGCCTGGAGGTCGCAGCCTCGGCCCGGGCGCTGGGCGCGGAAGCCGTGATCATCGAGCGCGAGGCCCGGGTGCTGGCGCGTGTCGCCTGCCAGCCCCTGTCGGCCTTCTTCCAGGATTACCACAGCGCCCGCGGCGTGACCTTCGAGCTGGATGCCGGGGTCGAGGCCTTCGAGGGCGAGACCAACGTCACCGGCGTGCGCCTGTCGGACGGCCGGGTGCTGCCCTGCGATGCCGCCCTGGTCGGGGTCGGCGCCGTGCCCAATGACGAGATGGCTCGCGCCGCGGGCCTTGCCTGCGACGGCGGCATCGTCGTCGACCTCGCCGCGCGCACCAGCGATCCGGCGATCTTCGCCATCGGCGACGTCACCCGGCGGCCCCTGCCGCTCTACGACCGCATGCACCGGCTGGAAAGCGTGCCCAACGCGCTGGAGCAGGCCAAGCAGGCGGCCTGCGCCATCACCGGCAAGGCGGCCCCGGCGCCGGAGGTGCCGTGGTTCTGGTCCGACCAGTTCGACCTCAAGCTTCAGATCGCCGGCCTGCCCTTCGATGTCGAGGAAATCGTCATCCGCGGCAACCCGGCAGACGCGAAGTTCGCCGTGTTCCACCTGAAGGCCGGGGTGATCGTCGCGGTCGAGGCGGTCAATGCCCCGCCCGAATTCATGATGGGCAAGAACCTGATCGGCTCGCGCAAGCCGGTCAGTATCGATAAGCTCCGCAATCCAACCGTTTCCATGAAAGAGGTCGCAGCCTGA
- a CDS encoding 2Fe-2S iron-sulfur cluster-binding protein: MTKIIYVEHNGTQHEIDVKVGLSVMEGAVKNSVPGIDADCGGACACATCHVYVDDAWVEKTGKPDELEASMLEFAENVEPTSRLSCQIKVTDALEGLTVKMPASQH; encoded by the coding sequence ATGACCAAGATCATTTATGTCGAGCACAACGGCACCCAGCACGAGATCGACGTGAAGGTGGGGCTCTCCGTGATGGAAGGCGCCGTCAAAAACAGCGTCCCCGGCATCGATGCCGATTGCGGCGGCGCCTGCGCCTGTGCCACCTGCCATGTCTATGTCGACGACGCCTGGGTCGAGAAGACCGGCAAGCCCGACGAGCTCGAGGCCTCGATGTTGGAATTCGCCGAGAATGTCGAACCGACCTCGCGCCTGTCGTGCCAGATCAAGGTGACCGACGCGCTCGAGGGCCTCACCGTCAAGATGCCGGCCAGCCAGCACTGA
- a CDS encoding cytochrome P450 translates to MALGYPLHVVMDILGVPPQDEDRMLRLTQELFGASDPEQQRMMVDMMDPEQVVMMMQATLGDFQDYFRQISEDRRINPKDDLATVLANARIDGAPISDFEAMSYYIIVATAGHDTTSSSTAGAIWALAENPAELARVKADPSLIPGLVDEAIRWTTPVKTFMRSAKEDTEIGGRKIAKDDWLMLCYASGNRDEDVFEDPFVFRSDRKPNKHLAFGYGAHLCLGQHLAKMEMRILFEELLPHIETLELAGAPKISQAAFVNGPKVLPIRFKAA, encoded by the coding sequence GTGGCCCTGGGCTATCCCCTCCACGTGGTCATGGACATCCTGGGCGTGCCGCCCCAGGACGAGGACCGTATGCTGCGCCTGACCCAGGAACTGTTCGGCGCCTCCGACCCCGAGCAGCAGCGCATGATGGTCGACATGATGGATCCCGAGCAGGTCGTCATGATGATGCAGGCGACCCTCGGCGACTTTCAGGACTATTTCCGCCAGATCAGCGAGGACCGCCGTATCAACCCCAAGGACGACCTCGCCACCGTGCTGGCCAATGCCAGGATCGACGGCGCGCCGATCTCGGATTTCGAGGCGATGAGCTATTACATCATCGTCGCGACCGCCGGCCACGACACCACCTCGTCCTCGACCGCGGGCGCGATCTGGGCCCTGGCCGAAAACCCGGCGGAACTGGCCCGGGTGAAGGCCGACCCGTCGCTGATCCCCGGCCTTGTCGACGAGGCGATCCGCTGGACCACGCCGGTCAAGACCTTCATGCGCTCGGCCAAGGAGGATACCGAGATCGGCGGCCGCAAGATCGCCAAGGATGACTGGCTGATGCTCTGCTATGCCTCGGGCAACCGCGACGAGGACGTGTTCGAGGATCCCTTCGTCTTCCGCAGCGACCGCAAGCCCAACAAGCACCTGGCCTTCGGCTATGGCGCGCATCTGTGCCTGGGCCAGCACCTGGCCAAGATGGAGATGCGCATCCTGTTCGAGGAACTGCTGCCCCACATCGAAACCCTGGAACTGGCGGGCGCGCCCAAGATCTCGCAGGCGGCCTTCGTCAACGGCCCCAAGGTGCTGCCCATCCGCTTCAAGGCAGCCTGA
- a CDS encoding acyl-CoA dehydrogenase family protein, giving the protein MDFNLPPALVAYLAELDKFIETEIKPMEAEDDNIRFFDHRREWARTDWENGGLPAHEWEALLGRVRRKADAAGHLRFGLPKEFGGKDGSNLWMAVIREHLAAKGLGLHCDLQNEHAIVANNPFVLMLRDFGTAAQQAEFTQGMLNETHRIAFGLTEPNHGSDATHMETRAMPESRNGVAGWRIDGEKMWTTGMHVATHCLTFVRTAGKDGDATGISAFLVPSATPGVKIEEYLWTFNMPTDHPRVSFTDVWVPEDALFGPPGGGLALAQHFVHENRIRQAASSLGAASFCIEESVKYARVRKPFGEALARNQGIQFPLVELATQVEMLRLLIRKTAWEMDQMAKPEVERRLSDKVSMCNYWANRLVCEAADRAMQVHGGIGYSRHKPFEHIYRHHRRYRITEGAEEIQMRKVAAYLFGYMGPRRKEFEKL; this is encoded by the coding sequence ATGGATTTCAATCTGCCGCCCGCCCTCGTCGCCTATCTGGCGGAACTCGATAAATTCATCGAGACCGAGATCAAGCCGATGGAGGCGGAGGACGACAACATCCGCTTCTTCGACCACCGCCGCGAATGGGCCCGGACCGACTGGGAAAACGGCGGTCTGCCGGCCCACGAGTGGGAGGCGCTGCTGGGCCGGGTGCGCCGCAAGGCCGATGCTGCCGGGCACCTGCGCTTCGGCCTGCCCAAGGAGTTCGGCGGCAAGGACGGTTCGAACCTGTGGATGGCGGTGATCCGCGAACACCTGGCTGCCAAGGGCCTGGGCCTGCACTGCGACCTGCAGAACGAGCACGCGATCGTCGCCAACAATCCCTTCGTCCTGATGCTGCGCGACTTCGGCACGGCCGCACAGCAGGCCGAATTCACCCAGGGCATGCTGAACGAGACCCACCGCATCGCCTTTGGCCTGACCGAGCCCAACCACGGCTCCGACGCCACCCACATGGAAACCCGCGCCATGCCCGAAAGCCGCAACGGGGTGGCGGGCTGGCGCATCGATGGCGAGAAGATGTGGACCACCGGCATGCACGTGGCGACCCACTGCCTGACCTTCGTGCGCACCGCCGGCAAGGATGGCGACGCCACCGGGATCAGCGCCTTCCTGGTGCCCTCGGCCACGCCCGGCGTGAAGATCGAGGAATACCTGTGGACCTTCAACATGCCAACCGACCATCCAAGGGTCAGCTTCACCGATGTCTGGGTGCCCGAGGATGCGCTGTTCGGCCCGCCGGGTGGCGGCCTGGCCCTGGCGCAGCACTTTGTTCATGAGAACCGCATTCGCCAGGCGGCGTCCAGCCTGGGGGCGGCCAGCTTCTGCATCGAGGAAAGCGTCAAATATGCCAGGGTCCGCAAACCCTTCGGCGAAGCCCTGGCCAGGAACCAGGGCATCCAGTTTCCCCTGGTGGAGCTTGCGACTCAGGTGGAAATGCTGCGCCTGCTGATCCGCAAGACCGCCTGGGAGATGGACCAGATGGCCAAACCGGAGGTTGAACGCCGCCTGTCGGACAAGGTATCGATGTGCAATTACTGGGCAAACCGGCTGGTTTGCGAGGCGGCGGACCGCGCCATGCAGGTTCATGGCGGAATCGGCTATTCCCGCCACAAGCCCTTCGAGCATATATATCGCCACCATCGCCGCTATCGGATCACCGAAGGGGCGGAAGAAATCCAGATGCGCAAGGTTGCGGCGTATCTGTTCGGCTATATGGGTCCGCGGCGCAAAGAGTTCGAGAAACTGTAA
- a CDS encoding acetyl-CoA C-acetyltransferase, whose protein sequence is MGEAYIVAAARTAGGRKGGRVSGWHPADLGGEILNALLDRTGADPAIVDDVIMGCVTQAGQQGFNVARNAVLASRLPESVPATSVDRQCGSSQQALHFAAQAVMSGTMDVVIASGVESMSRVPMGLSTALPAKNGFGIPKSPRVEERYPGVEFSQFTGAEMIAVKYGLSKDELDLFGYDSQVKAAAATKAGAFDQEIVAIEVTLADGTTAIHKVDEGIRFDASLDAIRNVKLIADGGRLTAATSSQICDGASGVMVVNERGLKALGVAPLARVHHISVLGADPVIMLEAPIPATKRALDRAGMKIDDIDLYEVNEAFASVPMAWLKETGADPARLNVNGGAIALGHPLGGSGTKLMSTLIHALAARGKRYGLQTMCEGGGLANVTIIERL, encoded by the coding sequence ATGGGTGAGGCCTATATCGTCGCCGCGGCGCGCACCGCCGGCGGGCGCAAGGGCGGCCGGGTTTCCGGCTGGCATCCGGCCGACCTGGGCGGCGAAATCCTGAACGCCCTGCTCGACCGGACCGGCGCCGATCCCGCCATCGTCGACGACGTCATCATGGGCTGCGTCACCCAGGCCGGGCAACAGGGCTTCAACGTCGCGCGCAACGCGGTGCTGGCCTCGCGCCTGCCCGAAAGCGTGCCGGCCACCTCGGTCGACCGCCAGTGCGGCTCGTCCCAGCAGGCCCTGCACTTCGCCGCCCAGGCGGTGATGTCGGGCACCATGGACGTGGTCATCGCCTCGGGCGTCGAGAGCATGAGCCGGGTGCCCATGGGCCTGTCCACTGCCCTGCCGGCCAAGAACGGCTTCGGTATCCCGAAGAGCCCTCGTGTCGAGGAGCGTTACCCCGGCGTCGAATTCAGCCAGTTCACCGGCGCCGAGATGATCGCGGTGAAATACGGCCTGTCGAAGGACGAGCTGGACCTCTTCGGCTACGACAGCCAGGTCAAGGCCGCGGCGGCGACCAAGGCCGGCGCCTTCGACCAGGAGATCGTGGCGATCGAGGTGACGCTGGCCGACGGGACCACGGCGATCCACAAGGTCGACGAGGGTATCCGCTTCGACGCCAGCCTCGATGCCATTCGCAACGTCAAGCTGATCGCCGATGGCGGCCGCCTCACCGCCGCCACCTCCAGCCAGATCTGCGACGGCGCCTCGGGCGTCATGGTGGTGAACGAGCGCGGCCTGAAGGCCCTGGGCGTGGCCCCGCTGGCCCGGGTCCATCACATAAGCGTGCTCGGCGCCGATCCGGTGATCATGCTGGAAGCGCCGATCCCGGCCACCAAGCGTGCCCTGGACCGCGCCGGCATGAAGATCGATGACATCGACCTCTACGAGGTCAACGAGGCTTTTGCCTCGGTCCCGATGGCCTGGCTGAAGGAGACGGGGGCCGATCCCGCGCGCCTGAACGTGAACGGCGGCGCCATCGCCCTGGGCCATCCCCTGGGCGGCTCGGGTACCAAGCTGATGTCGACCCTGATCCATGCCTTGGCGGCGCGGGGCAAGCGCTACGGCCTGCAGACCATGTGCGAAGGCGGCGGCCTCGCCAACGTCACCATCATCGAACGTCTCTGA
- a CDS encoding TetR/AcrR family transcriptional regulator — protein sequence MNDEHSTRGDDTRERIKLAARRLFAQRGFAEVTVRDIVDAAGQKNGGSLHYYFGTKEALIRELVLDGSQAINDERTRRLDAIEAAGGPTALREIVHLVVDPVIGAAPKDEFSVSFAVRLTVDHYDMLLESMDARRRDSSYRRCVEHIHRFVPALPRKLLDQRIKLMTLYVLAAVSSREGAEGGRNDWAELWNDPAALANLLDTVEGMLCQPPSPDALRLTKGASKKP from the coding sequence ATGAACGACGAACACTCCACCCGGGGCGACGACACGCGCGAGCGCATCAAGCTTGCCGCCCGGCGCCTGTTTGCCCAGCGCGGCTTCGCCGAGGTAACGGTGCGCGACATCGTCGATGCCGCCGGGCAGAAGAACGGCGGCTCGCTGCACTATTATTTCGGCACCAAGGAAGCGCTGATCCGCGAACTGGTGCTGGACGGTTCGCAGGCGATCAACGACGAACGCACCCGCCGGCTCGACGCGATCGAGGCGGCGGGCGGTCCCACCGCGTTGCGCGAGATCGTTCATCTGGTGGTCGATCCGGTGATCGGTGCCGCGCCCAAGGACGAGTTCAGCGTCTCCTTCGCCGTGCGCCTGACCGTCGACCACTACGACATGCTGCTCGAGTCGATGGATGCCCGCCGGCGCGACAGCTCCTATCGCCGCTGCGTCGAGCATATCCACCGCTTCGTGCCGGCGCTGCCGCGCAAGCTGCTGGACCAGCGCATCAAGCTGATGACGCTCTATGTCCTGGCCGCGGTCTCCTCCCGCGAGGGGGCGGAAGGCGGCCGCAACGACTGGGCCGAGCTGTGGAACGATCCGGCGGCTCTGGCCAATCTTCTCGACACGGTGGAGGGCATGCTGTGCCAGCCGCCCTCGCCTGATGCGCTGCGCTTGACCAAGGGGGCCAGTAAGAAGCCATGA
- a CDS encoding epoxide hydrolase family protein gives MSKARPFTIAVDDKTLEGILDRVRAYDWDALPDAGHWHSGTSIAYLRDFTRYWLSEYDWRRSEAALNALPQFKATVDGLDIHFIHVRGSAPAPRPLIISHGWPGSVAEFLDIIEPLAHPERFGGEAADGFDVIAPSLPGYGFSGRPAKPIGPRVVAGLFHRLMTEVLGYERYLAQGGDWGSAVSAWLGYDHAPACAAVHLNMALTRAEGAKAETPEEKAFEQRMKFSLMLEGAYFQLQATKPQTLAFAMMDSPVGVAAWILEKFAAWSDLPRDGDGAPDLSAHYTRDRLLTNIMIYLVTRSFATSTWMYRGMAEQSPRGLPAPVTVPVGIAAFPDPCFPPPPRSLAQKSYNITRWTDMPRGGHFAAMEQPALLVDDIRAFARENF, from the coding sequence ATGAGCAAAGCCCGGCCCTTTACCATCGCGGTCGACGACAAGACCCTCGAAGGGATTCTCGACCGGGTCCGCGCCTATGACTGGGATGCCCTGCCCGATGCCGGCCACTGGCACAGCGGGACCAGCATCGCCTATCTGCGCGACTTCACCCGCTATTGGCTGAGCGAATACGACTGGCGCCGGTCGGAAGCGGCGCTGAACGCCTTGCCGCAGTTCAAGGCCACGGTCGACGGGCTGGACATTCATTTCATCCATGTCCGCGGTTCGGCGCCTGCGCCGCGCCCGCTGATCATCAGCCACGGCTGGCCCGGCTCGGTCGCCGAATTCCTCGACATCATCGAACCGCTGGCCCATCCCGAACGCTTCGGCGGCGAGGCCGCCGACGGCTTCGACGTGATCGCCCCGTCGCTGCCCGGCTATGGCTTTTCCGGCCGGCCGGCCAAGCCGATCGGCCCGCGCGTGGTAGCCGGCCTGTTCCACCGGCTGATGACGGAGGTGCTGGGCTACGAGCGCTACCTCGCCCAGGGCGGCGACTGGGGCAGTGCCGTGTCGGCCTGGCTGGGTTACGACCACGCGCCCGCCTGCGCCGCCGTGCACCTCAACATGGCCTTGACCCGGGCCGAGGGGGCGAAGGCCGAGACGCCGGAGGAAAAGGCCTTCGAGCAACGCATGAAGTTCAGCCTGATGCTGGAAGGCGCCTATTTCCAGCTCCAGGCGACCAAGCCGCAGACCTTGGCTTTCGCGATGATGGACAGCCCGGTGGGCGTCGCCGCCTGGATCCTGGAGAAATTCGCCGCCTGGTCCGACCTGCCGCGCGACGGCGACGGCGCGCCGGATCTTTCGGCGCATTACACCCGCGACCGGCTGCTGACCAACATCATGATCTATCTGGTGACCCGCAGCTTCGCGACCTCGACCTGGATGTACCGCGGCATGGCGGAACAGTCGCCGCGCGGCCTGCCCGCACCGGTGACCGTGCCGGTCGGCATCGCCGCCTTCCCCGATCCCTGCTTCCCGCCGCCGCCCCGCAGCCTGGCGCAGAAGTCCTACAACATCACCCGCTGGACCGACATGCCCCGCGGCGGCCACTTCGCCGCCATGGAGCAGCCGGCGTTGCTGGTCGACGACATCCGCGCCTTTGCGCGGGAGAATTTCTGA
- a CDS encoding phosphotransferase family protein: MEVTAAPAVPGVEAALAALAPRLAAGATGVCAVRRLSGGASQETWAFETSGGERFILRRAPSATWKSEMSIDLETEAILMQRAGAAGVPSPRVRHVLVPEDGLGKGFIMGFVAGETLGQKILRDPALDAVRPDLARQCGTTMAAIHRIDTSGIVDLKATTARSQVDDLAAAHRAGGWVRPVFDLALRWLQDRCPATVPHPTLVHGDFRNGNLIIGADGIRAVLDWELAHQGDPMEDLGWICVNSWRFGEIDKPVGGFGNREDLFAAYEAAGGTVDPARVRFWQAVGTLRWGIICADSTNRFSRGDDPSIERAVIGRRTSETELDLIDLMTGND, from the coding sequence ATGGAAGTTACCGCCGCGCCGGCGGTGCCGGGCGTTGAAGCGGCCCTTGCCGCCCTTGCCCCGCGCCTTGCCGCAGGGGCCACGGGCGTTTGTGCTGTGCGGCGCCTTTCAGGCGGGGCCAGCCAGGAAACCTGGGCCTTCGAGACCAGCGGCGGCGAGCGCTTCATCCTGCGCCGCGCACCCAGCGCCACCTGGAAATCAGAGATGAGCATCGACCTCGAAACCGAGGCGATCCTGATGCAGCGGGCAGGTGCCGCCGGCGTCCCCTCGCCCCGCGTGCGCCATGTCCTGGTGCCCGAGGATGGCCTGGGCAAGGGCTTCATCATGGGCTTCGTCGCCGGCGAAACGCTTGGCCAGAAGATCCTGCGCGACCCGGCCCTGGATGCCGTCCGCCCCGACCTGGCGCGCCAGTGCGGCACCACGATGGCGGCGATCCATCGCATCGACACCTCAGGGATTGTCGACCTGAAAGCAACGACCGCCCGGAGCCAGGTCGACGATCTGGCCGCCGCGCACCGGGCCGGGGGCTGGGTGCGGCCGGTCTTCGACCTGGCGCTGCGCTGGCTGCAGGATCGCTGCCCGGCCACAGTGCCGCACCCGACCCTGGTCCACGGCGATTTCCGCAATGGCAACCTGATCATCGGCGCCGACGGTATCCGCGCCGTGCTGGACTGGGAACTGGCCCACCAGGGCGACCCGATGGAAGACCTGGGTTGGATCTGCGTCAATTCCTGGCGCTTTGGCGAGATCGACAAGCCGGTCGGCGGCTTCGGCAACCGGGAGGATCTGTTTGCGGCCTATGAGGCCGCGGGCGGCACCGTCGATCCCGCCCGTGTCCGCTTCTGGCAGGCCGTGGGCACCTTGCGCTGGGGCATCATCTGCGCCGACAGCACCAACCGCTTCAGCCGCGGCGACGATCCCTCGATCGAACGCGCCGTGATCGGCCGGCGGACCTCGGAAACCGAACTGGACCTGATCGACCTGATGACGGGGAACGACTGA
- a CDS encoding crotonase/enoyl-CoA hydratase family protein, protein MSDLISITMDGGVADVRLTRPDKMNALSDGMFKALIETGDALAADTSVRAVVLSGTGRAFCAGLDLGNFAGMAGGGPHKVAGATLEERTHGISNGPQHAVMVWRQIPVPVIAAVHGVAFGGGFQLCLGADIRYIAPDTRLSIMEAKWGLVPDMAGMVLLRGLLRDDVMRELIYTGRIFSGEEAKGLGIATKVCADPLADALVLAREIAGKSPDAVRAAKRLCNQAGALDDAALLLAESIEQAALIGSPNQIEAVMANLEKRAPNFADPAA, encoded by the coding sequence ATGAGCGACCTGATCTCGATCACCATGGATGGCGGCGTCGCCGATGTCCGCCTGACCCGGCCCGACAAGATGAACGCCTTGAGCGACGGCATGTTCAAGGCCCTGATCGAAACCGGCGACGCGCTGGCGGCCGATACCAGTGTGCGGGCCGTGGTCCTGTCGGGCACCGGCCGCGCCTTCTGCGCCGGGCTGGACCTGGGCAATTTCGCCGGCATGGCCGGCGGTGGCCCGCACAAGGTGGCGGGCGCCACCTTGGAGGAGCGCACACACGGTATTTCCAACGGGCCGCAGCACGCGGTGATGGTCTGGCGCCAGATCCCGGTGCCGGTGATCGCCGCCGTCCACGGCGTCGCCTTCGGCGGCGGCTTCCAGCTCTGCCTGGGCGCCGACATCCGCTACATCGCACCCGACACCCGCCTGTCGATCATGGAAGCCAAGTGGGGCTTGGTGCCCGACATGGCGGGCATGGTCCTGCTGCGCGGCCTGCTGCGCGACGATGTCATGCGCGAACTGATCTACACCGGCCGCATCTTCTCGGGCGAGGAGGCCAAGGGCCTGGGCATCGCCACCAAGGTCTGCGCCGATCCGCTGGCCGATGCCCTGGTCCTCGCCCGCGAGATCGCCGGCAAGAGCCCGGACGCCGTGCGCGCGGCCAAGCGCCTGTGCAACCAGGCAGGCGCCCTGGACGATGCCGCCCTGCTGCTGGCCGAATCGATCGAGCAGGCGGCCCTGATCGGCTCGCCCAACCAGATCGAGGCGGTGATGGCCAATCTGGAGAAGCGGGCGCCCAACTTCGCCGATCCCGCCGCCTGA
- a CDS encoding TetR/AcrR family transcriptional regulator encodes MSAAPRSRKKASPDRPETREQLLLAASALMTERNTVDVPVGEVAARAGVNAALVNYYFRTKTGLWLELVRRDAQVALGELDRLMALDLPPPRSCAGTSPA; translated from the coding sequence GTGTCCGCCGCGCCCCGCAGCCGCAAGAAAGCCTCCCCCGACCGACCGGAAACCCGCGAACAGCTCCTGCTGGCCGCCAGTGCCCTGATGACCGAACGCAACACCGTCGACGTGCCGGTGGGCGAGGTGGCGGCGCGGGCCGGGGTGAATGCAGCCCTGGTGAACTATTATTTCCGCACCAAGACCGGGCTGTGGCTGGAACTGGTGCGGCGCGATGCGCAGGTGGCGCTGGGCGAACTCGACCGGCTGATGGCGCTGGACCTGCCCCCGCCGAGAAGCTGCGCCGGCACATCGCCGGCATGA
- a CDS encoding cytochrome P450 family protein, whose product MTQADVRIPAEIAAHLVDPVVYGSDKLHETYTWLRANNPFGLAEPEGFDPFWVVTKHADILDISRQNELFRSGERQTTIIDKKGDAFVRKLTGGSPHLVRSLVQMDSPDHIKYRLLTQSWFMPPNLKKVEDRVRTIAKGAVQKFLATGGPAISLPTWPWAIPSTWSWTSWACRPRTRTVCCA is encoded by the coding sequence ATGACCCAAGCCGACGTGCGTATTCCGGCCGAAATCGCCGCTCACCTGGTCGATCCCGTTGTCTACGGCAGCGACAAGCTCCACGAAACCTATACCTGGCTGCGCGCCAACAACCCCTTCGGCCTGGCCGAGCCGGAAGGCTTCGATCCCTTCTGGGTGGTGACCAAGCACGCCGACATCCTGGACATCAGCCGGCAGAACGAGTTGTTCCGCAGTGGCGAGCGGCAGACCACGATCATCGACAAGAAGGGCGATGCCTTCGTGCGCAAGCTGACCGGCGGCAGCCCACACCTGGTGCGCTCGCTGGTCCAGATGGACAGCCCCGACCACATCAAGTACCGCCTGCTGACCCAGAGCTGGTTCATGCCGCCCAACCTGAAGAAGGTGGAAGACCGGGTGCGCACCATCGCCAAGGGCGCGGTGCAGAAATTCCTGGCGACCGGGGGACCTGCGATTTCGTTGCCGACGTGGCCCTGGGCTATCCCCTCCACGTGGTCATGGACATCCTGGGCGTGCCGCCCCAGGACGAGGACCGTATGCTGCGCCTGA
- a CDS encoding DUF6285 domain-containing protein, giving the protein MQDKPDAAAIVATVNAFLRETILPLLSGRAAFDLRVSMNALELVGRELVLSPASDAAEAARLSALLGETGTLEDLNQTLGQRIAAGEIGLETPGLIDHLRATAIEKLAVDQPKYSSYRRALGKK; this is encoded by the coding sequence ATGCAGGACAAGCCCGACGCCGCCGCCATCGTCGCCACCGTGAACGCCTTCCTGCGCGAGACCATCCTGCCCCTGCTGTCCGGCCGTGCCGCCTTCGACCTGCGCGTCTCGATGAACGCGCTGGAACTGGTCGGCCGCGAATTGGTCTTGAGCCCGGCCAGCGATGCGGCCGAGGCCGCGCGCCTGTCGGCCCTGCTGGGCGAGACGGGCACGCTGGAAGACCTCAACCAGACACTCGGCCAGCGCATTGCCGCGGGCGAGATCGGCCTGGAAACGCCGGGCCTGATCGACCATCTGCGGGCAACCGCGATCGAGAAGCTGGCGGTAGACCAGCCCAAATACTCGAGCTACCGACGCGCCCTGGGGAAGAAGTGA
- a CDS encoding SDR family NAD(P)-dependent oxidoreductase produces the protein MKLDSSVSAVITGGASGLGAATARALAAQGVKVAIFDMNETKGEEIAQELGGVFCKVNVTSDADVDAGFAKARAAIGQERILVNCAGTGNAIKTVSRDKETGKGKHFPLDAFNMIIQINLVGTFRCIAKSAQGMLDLPPLEYGERGAIVNTASVAAEDGQMGQAAYSASKGGVVGMTLPIARDLMSEGIRVNTILPGIFNTPLLQAAPDNVKAALAASVPFPKRLGAPEEYAQLALTMITNGYFNGEDVRLDGAIRMAPR, from the coding sequence ATGAAGCTCGATTCTTCCGTTTCCGCCGTCATCACCGGCGGCGCTTCCGGCCTGGGCGCGGCGACGGCTCGCGCGCTGGCGGCCCAGGGTGTCAAGGTCGCGATCTTCGACATGAACGAGACCAAGGGCGAGGAAATCGCCCAGGAACTGGGCGGCGTGTTCTGCAAGGTCAACGTGACCTCGGACGCCGATGTCGACGCCGGCTTCGCCAAGGCGCGCGCGGCCATCGGCCAGGAGCGCATCCTGGTCAATTGCGCCGGCACCGGCAACGCCATCAAGACGGTCAGCCGCGACAAGGAAACCGGCAAGGGCAAGCACTTCCCGCTCGATGCCTTCAACATGATCATCCAGATCAACCTGGTCGGCACCTTCCGCTGCATCGCCAAGTCGGCCCAGGGCATGCTGGACCTGCCGCCGCTGGAATACGGCGAGCGTGGCGCCATCGTGAACACGGCCTCGGTCGCGGCCGAGGACGGCCAGATGGGCCAGGCCGCCTATTCGGCGTCCAAGGGCGGCGTCGTCGGCATGACCCTGCCGATCGCCCGCGACCTGATGAGCGAGGGCATCCGCGTCAACACCATCCTGCCCGGCATCTTCAACACGCCGCTGCTGCAGGCCGCCCCCGACAACGTCAAGGCAGCGCTCGCCGCCTCGGTGCCCTTCCCCAAGCGCCTGGGCGCGCCGGAAGAATATGCCCAGCTCGCCCTGACCATGATCACCAATGGTTACTTCAACGGCGAGGACGTCCGCCTGGACGGCGCCATTCGCATGGCGCCGCGCTAG